Proteins encoded together in one Nostoc sp. PCC 7524 window:
- a CDS encoding cyclic nucleotide-binding domain-containing protein, whose translation MASPDKVIWLQERTTLGILSPVVLDGMAPLIQEQVIPQGSTLIKEGTPPAALYILVNGQLETEITNKNNPVFPCGFLPGAVINLKELLLDELTPYTITALTECHVWVIPAAEFSTLVSQYPEIMQAVSRQLAQELAQVTSALTYEQERSVALRPYLVTKAQRGIVGTSRYAVRLREQIREAAADRKSVEIFGEPGLEKDNIAALIHFSSPKRREPIIKINCGILQTSGADLFGRAAGKPGLLEWLGEGTLVLNNIQELPPELLPAVAELLKTGIYTPVTRPGEPATAHRTSRARILIVSEKAQSQIERCVGHIIKVPPLRVRKADIKAQVEYYTSLYVRSRGVSKPHITPEALRRLQSYDFPGNLKELKNLVERAIVQAGERRELTEEIFWSADNKKKQFRVNLLNAYPGLRRFLRSDWWPDRINYGFTVVAFALIVGVLFVGPQTRDRNFALNLFWAWWWPIVLFIFPFLGRVWCAVCPFMIYGEITQKLSLWLFPRQLKRWPREKAEKWGGWFLFGLFTLIFLWEELWNLENTAYLSACLLLLITSGAMIFSSIFERRFWCRYLCPIGGMNGLFAKLSMTELRAQQGICSATCTTYQCYKGGPEKGEGMTTDGCPLYSHPAQLEDNRDCVLCMTCLKACPHRSVEFNLRPPGIELWTTHVPHNYEVALLLLLLGGIYLHRLPELQALLGLQLDLTQFWLHLGISLLALIMPTAIVFVAYGGIKLFNVRRQPRSFIELAYGYLPLVLGGNLAHYLRLGLGEGGKIIPVTFATFGLSSEQLPILVAHPAVIAFLQGATLIFAVLLTIVLTQKIARRPFRVMLWQHLAAIGLGLSMWAIII comes from the coding sequence ATGGCATCTCCAGACAAGGTTATCTGGCTACAGGAGCGTACAACTTTAGGTATTCTCTCACCTGTGGTGCTGGATGGGATGGCTCCTCTTATCCAAGAACAAGTCATACCCCAAGGCAGCACTTTAATTAAAGAAGGAACTCCCCCAGCTGCACTGTATATTCTGGTAAATGGTCAACTGGAAACTGAGATCACTAATAAAAATAACCCAGTTTTCCCTTGTGGTTTCCTGCCGGGTGCAGTAATTAACCTGAAAGAATTGCTTTTGGATGAGTTAACCCCATACACAATTACTGCTCTGACAGAATGTCATGTCTGGGTAATCCCGGCGGCTGAGTTTAGTACCTTAGTTAGTCAGTATCCCGAAATTATGCAGGCTGTGTCTCGACAACTGGCGCAGGAATTAGCGCAGGTGACATCGGCGTTAACTTACGAACAAGAACGTTCTGTAGCTTTGCGTCCATATTTAGTTACTAAAGCACAACGGGGAATCGTCGGTACAAGTCGCTACGCGGTGCGGTTGCGGGAACAAATACGTGAGGCGGCAGCTGATAGGAAATCTGTGGAAATCTTTGGCGAACCTGGCTTAGAAAAAGATAATATTGCTGCCTTGATTCACTTTAGTTCTCCCAAACGACGCGAACCGATAATTAAAATCAACTGTGGAATTTTGCAAACTAGCGGTGCAGATTTATTCGGACGTGCGGCTGGGAAACCGGGACTGTTGGAATGGTTAGGGGAAGGGACTTTAGTTTTAAACAATATTCAGGAGTTACCCCCAGAGTTATTACCGGCGGTGGCGGAGTTACTCAAAACAGGGATATATACCCCCGTGACGCGTCCGGGAGAACCAGCGACGGCACACCGCACCAGCAGAGCCAGAATTTTGATAGTTTCCGAAAAAGCCCAGTCTCAAATTGAACGCTGTGTGGGTCATATTATTAAAGTGCCACCGCTCAGGGTACGGAAGGCAGATATTAAAGCCCAGGTAGAATATTACACCAGTCTGTATGTGCGATCGCGTGGAGTTTCCAAACCCCACATTACCCCAGAAGCTTTGCGCCGTCTACAATCCTATGATTTTCCTGGGAATCTCAAGGAGTTGAAAAACCTTGTAGAACGGGCAATTGTCCAAGCAGGAGAGAGAAGGGAGCTAACAGAAGAAATTTTTTGGTCAGCTGATAATAAGAAAAAGCAATTTCGCGTGAATTTGTTGAATGCCTATCCTGGGTTGCGGCGATTTTTGCGGAGTGATTGGTGGCCGGATAGGATTAACTATGGTTTTACGGTGGTGGCGTTTGCGCTGATTGTGGGTGTGTTATTTGTGGGGCCGCAAACACGCGATCGCAATTTTGCTTTAAATTTATTTTGGGCTTGGTGGTGGCCGATTGTCTTATTTATCTTTCCCTTTTTAGGGCGGGTGTGGTGTGCTGTCTGTCCCTTCATGATTTACGGCGAAATCACCCAAAAATTATCTCTGTGGTTATTTCCGCGCCAACTAAAACGTTGGCCAAGAGAAAAGGCTGAGAAATGGGGCGGTTGGTTTTTATTTGGTTTATTTACATTAATTTTCCTTTGGGAAGAACTCTGGAATTTAGAAAACACCGCCTATCTTTCCGCCTGTTTGCTATTATTAATTACCTCCGGAGCGATGATTTTTTCATCCATTTTCGAGCGGCGATTTTGGTGTCGTTATCTTTGCCCCATCGGTGGCATGAATGGTTTATTTGCTAAACTCTCCATGACGGAATTAAGAGCGCAGCAGGGAATTTGTTCTGCCACTTGTACCACCTATCAATGTTATAAAGGCGGCCCCGAAAAAGGTGAGGGAATGACAACTGATGGCTGTCCCTTATATTCCCATCCCGCACAGCTAGAAGATAACCGAGATTGCGTGTTGTGCATGACTTGCTTAAAAGCCTGTCCCCATCGTTCCGTTGAGTTTAACTTGCGTCCCCCAGGCATTGAACTGTGGACAACTCACGTACCCCACAACTATGAAGTAGCGTTGTTGTTGTTACTATTAGGGGGAATTTATCTGCATCGTTTACCAGAATTGCAAGCTTTGTTAGGGTTACAGTTAGATTTAACTCAATTTTGGTTACATTTGGGGATATCATTGTTAGCTTTAATCATGCCGACGGCGATTGTATTTGTTGCCTACGGTGGCATCAAACTATTTAATGTTCGTCGTCAGCCTCGATCATTTATTGAACTTGCCTATGGTTATTTACCATTAGTATTGGGAGGTAACTTAGCCCATTACTTACGCTTAGGGTTAGGTGAAGGTGGGAAGATTATCCCTGTGACATTTGCCACTTTTGGTTTAAGTAGTGAGCAATTACCGATATTAGTAGCCCATCCAGCCGTCATTGCTTTTTTGCAAGGTGCAACCCTAATTTTTGCGGTGTTGTTAACAATAGTATTAACTCAAAAAATTGCCCGACGACCATTTAGAGTTATGCTATGGCAACACCTAGCAGCAATTGGTTTGGGGTTGAGTATGTGGGCAATAATTATCTAA
- a CDS encoding carbohydrate ABC transporter permease, with protein MGYIFMMPAILVLGIFVLLPIIYAVFLSLHKVQLLGGIDYQFIGLRNFHRLVDDARVWIALRNTAEYVAIVVPTQTVLALILAVTLNSGIRAKNWWRILYFLPTVTSSAVLTLIFMWIYNTDGLLNDFLAFFGLPTYNWLGDPAIALKGIMIMNIWSTAPFYMVIYLAALQDIPQKLYEAAELDGANWWQKFIYITIPILQPVTFFVVAIGIIGTFQLFDQSYIFSGGTGGPNNATLTVVLLIYQNVFRYLQMGYAAAIAFLLAVLIIAVTLLQRRFFGVEKV; from the coding sequence ATGGGGTATATATTTATGATGCCCGCCATTCTGGTTTTAGGAATTTTTGTATTACTACCTATTATTTACGCTGTTTTTCTTTCCCTACATAAAGTACAACTTTTAGGTGGTATTGATTATCAGTTTATTGGTTTGCGTAACTTTCACCGCTTAGTTGATGATGCAAGGGTTTGGATTGCATTGAGAAATACAGCAGAATATGTAGCCATTGTTGTCCCTACTCAAACTGTTTTGGCTTTGATTTTGGCAGTCACTTTAAACTCAGGTATTCGTGCTAAAAATTGGTGGCGTATCCTCTATTTTTTACCAACAGTTACTTCTTCGGCGGTGTTAACCCTCATTTTTATGTGGATTTATAACACTGATGGTTTATTAAATGATTTTCTCGCTTTTTTCGGACTACCTACTTACAATTGGTTGGGTGATCCAGCCATTGCCCTCAAAGGCATTATGATTATGAATATTTGGTCAACTGCACCATTTTACATGGTGATATATTTAGCAGCTTTGCAAGATATTCCCCAGAAACTTTATGAGGCTGCCGAATTAGATGGTGCAAATTGGTGGCAAAAATTTATTTATATTACTATTCCTATACTTCAACCTGTCACCTTCTTCGTTGTAGCAATAGGAATTATTGGTACTTTTCAATTATTTGATCAGTCTTATATTTTTTCTGGTGGTACTGGTGGGCCTAATAATGCCACTCTCACTGTAGTGCTGCTGATTTATCAAAATGTTTTTCGCTATTTACAGATGGGATATGCAGCTGCGATCGCCTTTTTATTAGCAGTGCTAATTATCGCCGTTACCCTACTACAACGGCGATTTTTCGGCGTTGAGAAAGTATAG
- a CDS encoding SDR family oxidoreductase encodes MQLKPINQQVVSVVGASSGIGRQAALQFAQRGAKVVVSARSQPGLESLVKEINGFGGEATPIVANVEVFEEVQAIANKTVEFYGRLDTWVHVPAIGLFATFDKTTPEEFKHVIDVDLMGQVYGAMAALPHLKREGRGALIHISSMEGRRSLPYQSAYSAAKHGVEGFVEAMRLELQHENWPISVTSIKPAVINTPFWNNGLTKLGVKPAGIPPYYDPRLVADAILYAAEHPTRDFLVGDAAKVLDVLQRLSPSLVDSFLLRVAFPMQRSSEAKSADAANNFYQPVEEEDRIDGDFSNQVIPSITDALDKNPLLQWGAIATGAIFVLLAMETFKQKGSI; translated from the coding sequence ATGCAACTGAAACCAATCAATCAGCAAGTTGTTTCAGTCGTTGGGGCTTCCAGTGGCATTGGTCGTCAAGCAGCCCTCCAATTTGCTCAACGGGGAGCAAAGGTAGTTGTCTCGGCTCGTAGCCAACCGGGATTAGAATCTTTGGTGAAGGAGATTAATGGCTTTGGGGGTGAAGCGACTCCTATTGTTGCCAATGTGGAGGTATTTGAAGAAGTTCAAGCGATCGCCAATAAAACTGTAGAATTTTACGGACGACTCGACACCTGGGTACACGTTCCAGCTATTGGGTTATTTGCCACCTTTGATAAAACTACCCCAGAAGAATTTAAACACGTCATTGATGTTGATTTGATGGGACAGGTATATGGTGCAATGGCTGCACTCCCTCATCTCAAGCGTGAGGGTAGGGGGGCATTGATTCACATTTCTTCGATGGAAGGCAGGCGATCGCTACCATACCAAAGTGCCTATTCCGCCGCTAAACACGGAGTTGAGGGCTTTGTGGAAGCCATGCGTCTAGAATTACAACATGAGAACTGGCCTATCAGTGTCACAAGTATCAAGCCAGCCGTAATCAATACTCCATTCTGGAATAATGGTTTGACAAAGCTAGGTGTCAAACCTGCCGGAATACCTCCTTATTATGATCCTCGATTGGTGGCTGATGCCATCTTGTATGCAGCCGAACATCCCACCCGTGACTTTTTAGTTGGGGATGCGGCTAAGGTATTAGATGTGCTGCAACGGCTGTCACCATCATTAGTGGATTCATTTTTGTTACGTGTTGCTTTCCCGATGCAACGGAGTTCTGAAGCCAAATCAGCAGATGCAGCCAATAATTTTTACCAACCTGTTGAAGAAGAAGACAGAATAGACGGTGACTTTAGTAATCAAGTCATACCCAGTATTACTGATGCGCTCGATAAAAATCCCTTACTTCAGTGGGGAGCGATCGCTACTGGAGCTATCTTCGTATTACTAGCAATGGAAACATTTAAACAAAAAGGAAGTATCTAA
- a CDS encoding glutamate-cysteine ligase family protein, which produces MDVVKRRIGLEQEFFLVDETGEISDRADEFLQNCHQAAANQGLNSQYFVPEFVKCMLEINTPPGDTGTELAKAYLNNLKLALSVARQMGLRLYPLSSYPLHIMPVMRDKPNYHIQARTVGYDRFLHAGKCTGTHIHLEVPPGVIDPRVAVSYNSTSAEREELLNIYNLATACDSALISLGRACPFYEGEAIGLAAHTIRYRGSETFGWEGVYTHLQPVGGLRPYAESVESLVEQQFERYYAWVQAMAQVGIEQHQFLAAGGSLLKSAWNPIRLNKLGTVEIRCIDSNFPSVIIAMIALLEKAAHRVRSNHLQVKPTQAVSTFELSGEQLLVPDFEYLNGELLYAAATEGVKHPQVKAYVDSVLQFAIQDGGEGAKYLTKLRAELDHYQSIEAKILQKFTPTTTELSRDAGLRLVRECCDQLEAQVLWLDTEHPFFTLDEQCQIL; this is translated from the coding sequence ATGGATGTAGTAAAGCGTCGCATCGGTCTTGAGCAAGAGTTTTTTTTAGTAGATGAAACAGGTGAAATTAGCGATCGCGCCGATGAATTTTTGCAGAATTGCCACCAAGCAGCAGCAAATCAAGGTTTAAACTCACAATACTTTGTACCAGAGTTTGTTAAGTGTATGCTGGAGATTAACACTCCGCCAGGTGACACAGGTACAGAGCTAGCAAAAGCGTATTTAAACAATCTCAAATTGGCGCTATCTGTGGCGCGACAAATGGGTTTACGGCTGTATCCTCTATCTAGCTACCCCTTACACATCATGCCAGTTATGCGCGATAAGCCCAATTACCACATCCAAGCGCGGACTGTCGGCTACGATAGATTTTTACACGCTGGTAAATGTACGGGTACACACATACATTTAGAAGTACCGCCAGGAGTAATTGATCCGCGTGTGGCAGTCTCCTATAACTCTACATCGGCAGAGCGAGAGGAACTACTCAATATTTATAACTTGGCTACAGCTTGTGATTCGGCATTGATTTCTCTGGGGCGGGCGTGTCCGTTTTATGAAGGAGAAGCAATTGGACTAGCGGCGCACACAATTCGTTATCGGGGTAGCGAAACTTTCGGCTGGGAGGGAGTGTATACCCATTTGCAACCGGTGGGTGGACTTAGACCTTATGCTGAGAGTGTGGAAAGTTTAGTTGAGCAGCAATTTGAACGCTATTATGCTTGGGTGCAAGCAATGGCTCAAGTTGGAATTGAGCAGCACCAGTTTTTAGCAGCCGGAGGAAGCTTACTAAAATCAGCTTGGAATCCCATCCGCCTCAACAAACTTGGTACCGTGGAAATTAGATGTATAGATAGTAATTTTCCCTCGGTGATTATTGCCATGATTGCGCTGCTGGAAAAAGCAGCTCACCGAGTCAGAAGCAACCATTTACAAGTTAAACCAACTCAAGCAGTGTCTACCTTTGAACTGAGTGGCGAGCAACTTTTAGTGCCGGATTTTGAGTATTTAAATGGTGAGTTATTGTATGCTGCGGCTACCGAGGGAGTGAAACATCCCCAAGTCAAAGCTTACGTTGATTCAGTGTTGCAATTTGCTATCCAAGATGGCGGGGAAGGAGCAAAATATTTAACCAAACTCAGAGCAGAATTGGATCACTATCAAAGTATTGAAGCGAAGATTCTGCAAAAATTTACCCCCACCACTACGGAACTGTCACGAGATGCAGGCTTACGCTTAGTGAGGGAGTGCTGCGATCAGTTAGAAGCACAGGTTTTATGGTTAGATACTGAACATCCTTTCTTCACATTAGATGAGCAATGCCAAATATTGTAG
- the gntT gene encoding guanitoxin biosynthesis MATE family efflux transporter GntT, whose protein sequence is MRFAAVSLQYDFLPRFYKMASINVLSNMMVPLAGIVDIAFLGHLADIRHLAGVILATILFDYLYRVLKFLRSSVNALTAQAVGLDDHKTILLVGIRSAVIALGLGLLILLLQYPIQKMGFWILSGSPEIESSGTDYFYARIWAAPAVLLNFVLIGWFTGRELNSLVLLISLIGNGSNVLLDYLMIVKWGWESMGAGLATAISQYLALVTGLVGVCFTIQWAKVAAALQEVFDWVALKDTVILKTNILVRFLVLISTYAIFTNLSATMGTITLAENGLLLQIALLSQFTIQGVGMTTQTLTGNFQGKGTTEKMIPLLAISIITSLMIALGLAIASVIFPDTVFGLLTNHTEVNEHISSYVIWLLPLLGLTAIAFMLEGYFIGLKSGAIIRNAVLLAFGLGFTPLAVTAWYLHNNHILWMALVSYMTIMIVALGSQLPKTLGSKNLLNQDLLPSP, encoded by the coding sequence ATGCGATTTGCAGCAGTTTCACTCCAGTATGACTTCCTACCGCGCTTTTATAAAATGGCTAGCATCAACGTGCTGTCCAACATGATGGTTCCCTTAGCGGGGATTGTTGATATTGCATTTCTGGGACATTTAGCAGACATCCGTCACTTAGCTGGGGTTATTCTAGCAACTATTCTCTTTGACTATCTTTACCGAGTGTTAAAGTTTTTACGCTCTAGCGTGAACGCCTTAACTGCACAAGCTGTAGGGCTGGATGATCACAAAACTATTTTATTAGTTGGGATACGGAGTGCTGTAATTGCGCTGGGGTTGGGGTTATTGATCCTATTGTTGCAATACCCAATCCAAAAGATGGGATTCTGGATTTTAAGTGGTTCCCCTGAAATTGAGAGTTCGGGAACTGACTATTTCTATGCCAGAATTTGGGCAGCTCCGGCTGTGTTACTCAACTTTGTATTGATTGGTTGGTTTACGGGGCGAGAACTGAATAGTCTGGTACTGCTGATATCTCTAATTGGCAATGGTTCTAATGTGCTGCTGGATTATTTGATGATTGTCAAATGGGGTTGGGAAAGCATGGGGGCGGGATTAGCTACTGCCATCAGTCAGTATTTGGCGTTAGTGACTGGTTTAGTGGGGGTGTGCTTTACCATTCAATGGGCAAAAGTAGCAGCTGCCTTACAAGAGGTATTTGATTGGGTAGCTTTGAAAGATACTGTTATTCTCAAAACCAACATTTTGGTGCGATTTTTAGTATTGATTTCCACCTATGCCATCTTTACTAATTTGAGCGCCACAATGGGAACAATCACCCTGGCAGAAAATGGGTTGTTGTTGCAAATTGCGCTGTTAAGTCAGTTCACCATTCAAGGTGTAGGGATGACAACGCAAACCTTGACAGGCAACTTTCAGGGTAAAGGGACAACAGAAAAGATGATCCCATTGTTGGCTATTTCTATAATTACCAGCTTAATGATTGCTCTCGGTTTAGCGATCGCATCTGTAATTTTCCCAGATACAGTATTTGGTCTGTTGACTAATCATACAGAAGTTAATGAACACATTAGTAGCTATGTCATTTGGTTACTACCGCTTTTAGGATTAACCGCGATCGCTTTCATGTTAGAAGGATACTTCATCGGCTTAAAGTCAGGTGCAATTATCCGTAACGCCGTTCTCTTAGCCTTCGGATTAGGTTTTACACCCCTAGCTGTCACAGCATGGTATCTACACAATAATCACATTTTATGGATGGCGCTTGTTAGTTACATGACGATCATGATTGTAGCGTTGGGGTCACAATTACCAAAGACACTGGGCAGCAAAAATCTTCTCAATCAAGATTTACTTCCCAGCCCGTAA
- a CDS encoding zinc-dependent peptidase translates to MLQAVILFLILGIILAVIFISPILIKKRRTRIKQRPFPLLWNAMIENNLPIYLQLSATERKRLQGHIQIFLAEKQFIGCRGLQVTAEMQLTIASVACLLLLNERSRYFPKLRSILIYPSTYFVNETVAVSDYVISERRDARLGESWTQDQVILSWEQVQRDTQNWRDGHNVVLHEFAHQLDQEDGKAEGVPILPHKSDYQIWSRVMTAEYQRLCHHVQKGIRTVIDSYGATNPAEFFAVATETFFEKPQQLLHEHSALYELLARYYQLNPIQWLEG, encoded by the coding sequence ATGTTGCAAGCAGTTATTCTCTTTCTAATTCTAGGGATAATCCTCGCTGTGATTTTTATTAGTCCCATCCTCATCAAAAAACGGAGAACCCGGATTAAACAGCGCCCCTTTCCGCTTTTATGGAATGCGATGATTGAGAATAATTTGCCTATTTATCTGCAACTTTCTGCTACAGAACGTAAGCGGCTGCAAGGACATATACAAATATTCTTAGCAGAGAAGCAATTTATTGGCTGTAGAGGATTACAGGTAACGGCAGAAATGCAATTAACTATTGCATCTGTTGCCTGTTTATTATTGTTGAATGAACGCAGCAGATACTTTCCTAAACTGCGTTCAATTTTGATTTATCCCAGTACGTATTTTGTGAATGAAACCGTTGCTGTGAGTGATTATGTGATTTCAGAAAGACGTGATGCTAGATTAGGAGAATCATGGACTCAAGACCAAGTAATTCTATCTTGGGAACAGGTACAACGAGATACGCAAAACTGGAGAGATGGACATAATGTGGTGCTGCATGAATTTGCCCATCAGTTAGATCAAGAAGATGGTAAAGCTGAAGGTGTGCCTATTTTGCCGCACAAATCAGATTATCAGATTTGGTCTAGGGTGATGACAGCAGAATATCAACGACTTTGTCATCATGTTCAGAAAGGAATCAGAACAGTAATTGATAGTTATGGCGCAACTAATCCCGCCGAATTTTTTGCTGTGGCGACTGAGACATTCTTTGAAAAGCCACAGCAATTATTACATGAGCATTCGGCACTGTATGAGCTACTTGCAAGATACTATCAATTAAACCCTATACAATGGCTTGAAGGGTGA
- a CDS encoding rubrerythrin family protein yields the protein MDLSNFTTLQNLEAAFGGESMANRKYLFFAEVARKLGFKDLAKLFRETAEQETEHAFAHFELLHPELVVENPEALTDEQKREIVSRCLSLAIEGETYEYTTMYPDFAAAAQSDRDNPAAAEFLKQAQESSEHADTFRAAAHRFGLLKFIENYHADRYTEALEVINGGQPTTRVASDDPNTRKWICRQCSMIYDPVTGDPDSGIAPGTPFEAIPDDWQCPICGATKKTFIPLEEKTAA from the coding sequence ATGGATCTTTCCAACTTTACTACTCTGCAAAACTTAGAAGCCGCCTTCGGTGGCGAATCAATGGCGAACCGGAAATATTTGTTTTTTGCTGAGGTAGCACGTAAACTGGGGTTTAAAGATTTAGCTAAACTGTTTCGTGAAACCGCCGAACAAGAAACCGAACACGCCTTTGCTCATTTTGAGTTGTTACACCCAGAACTGGTTGTAGAAAATCCAGAGGCTTTAACTGATGAGCAAAAGCGGGAAATTGTCTCTCGTTGCTTATCTTTAGCCATTGAAGGCGAAACCTACGAATACACTACAATGTATCCTGATTTTGCCGCAGCTGCTCAAAGCGATCGCGACAATCCCGCCGCCGCAGAATTTCTCAAGCAAGCGCAAGAATCTAGCGAACACGCTGACACCTTCCGCGCCGCCGCACACCGTTTTGGTTTACTAAAATTTATCGAAAATTACCACGCCGATCGCTACACTGAAGCCTTAGAAGTAATTAACGGTGGACAACCTACAACCAGAGTGGCGAGTGACGATCCCAACACCCGTAAATGGATTTGCAGACAATGCAGCATGATTTACGATCCTGTAACTGGTGATCCTGACTCTGGTATTGCACCCGGCACACCCTTTGAAGCTATTCCTGATGATTGGCAATGTCCCATCTGTGGTGCTACCAAAAAGACTTTTATTCCCCTTGAAGAAAAAACTGCCGCCTAA
- a CDS encoding alkene reductase, with protein MNTSINLFTPVQLGSYTLPNRIVMAPMTRLRAIDNIPNALMATYYAQRASAGLIVTECTAVSPLSLGYINCPGIYTEAQIAGWRLVTDAVHQQGGRIFLQLWHSGRVGHPALLGGELPVAPSAIAGVGSLHTPIGKVSLETPRALETKEIAAIIAQFGKCAANALVAGFDGVELHGAFGYLIDQFLQDGSNQRTDEYGGAVENRSRFLLEVLEAVTKLWGGDRVGIKLSPSNTFYGMHDSNPKETFTYVMNALNRFGLAYVHLMEPNEVDLSTREVMNPVTPYFRQIFKGTLITNGGYDRQTGDNILAKNDADLVSFGKLFIANPDLPKRLQINSELNTPNPKTFYSPDATGYTDYPFLVNS; from the coding sequence ATGAACACAAGCATCAACCTATTTACACCAGTTCAACTAGGTTCTTACACTCTACCCAACCGGATTGTTATGGCTCCCATGACTCGGTTACGGGCAATTGACAACATTCCAAATGCGCTGATGGCGACATACTACGCACAACGAGCTAGCGCAGGGTTAATTGTGACTGAATGTACAGCAGTGTCACCCCTAAGTTTAGGATATATCAACTGTCCAGGGATTTACACAGAAGCACAAATTGCAGGGTGGCGGTTGGTGACAGATGCAGTGCATCAACAAGGTGGACGCATCTTTCTACAACTGTGGCATTCTGGGAGAGTTGGTCATCCGGCTTTGTTGGGTGGAGAATTACCAGTTGCGCCTAGTGCGATCGCTGGGGTTGGTTCTCTGCACACACCCATTGGTAAGGTATCTTTAGAAACTCCCCGTGCTTTGGAAACTAAAGAAATTGCCGCAATCATCGCACAATTTGGCAAATGTGCCGCGAATGCTTTGGTGGCTGGCTTTGATGGTGTAGAACTACACGGTGCATTCGGTTATTTAATCGATCAATTTTTACAAGATGGTTCTAACCAGCGCACCGATGAATACGGTGGTGCGGTGGAGAATCGTAGCCGCTTTCTTTTGGAAGTATTGGAAGCTGTCACTAAGCTTTGGGGAGGCGATCGCGTCGGGATTAAACTCTCCCCAAGTAACACCTTTTACGGAATGCACGACTCCAACCCCAAAGAGACATTTACTTATGTAATGAATGCTCTCAACCGCTTTGGTTTGGCTTATGTCCACCTCATGGAACCTAATGAAGTTGATTTGTCAACTCGTGAAGTTATGAATCCTGTAACACCATATTTCCGCCAAATCTTCAAAGGTACGTTAATTACCAACGGTGGTTATGATCGTCAAACAGGAGATAATATTCTCGCCAAAAATGATGCGGATTTAGTATCTTTTGGCAAACTATTTATTGCTAATCCCGACTTACCAAAAAGATTGCAAATTAACTCTGAACTCAACACACCAAATCCGAAAACATTCTACAGCCCAGATGCCACAGGATATACAGATTACCCATTTTTAGTCAATAGTTGA
- a CDS encoding DUF4383 domain-containing protein, with the protein MENISAARTTERYCALIIGVVFLLLGLAGFTPALVSLPGTSESYIPADVAPNAYAAGFGYIFGLFPTNFLHNLVRCAVGLWGITSYTSASSSRIFNRAFAVAYLVLAIMGLLPFAKTFFGFMPLFGNNVLINALSAIAAAYYGIVMPAKVAGVNVSQNL; encoded by the coding sequence ATGGAAAACATTAGCGCGGCTAGAACAACTGAGCGTTACTGCGCCTTAATTATAGGAGTTGTATTTTTGCTTTTGGGTTTAGCAGGATTTACCCCGGCTCTAGTTTCATTACCAGGAACAAGTGAATCTTATATTCCAGCCGATGTTGCTCCTAATGCCTACGCTGCGGGCTTTGGTTATATCTTTGGTTTATTTCCCACCAACTTTTTACATAACTTAGTACGCTGCGCTGTAGGATTGTGGGGCATAACTTCTTACACAAGTGCTAGCAGTAGCCGAATATTTAATCGTGCTTTTGCAGTTGCTTATTTGGTGCTGGCAATCATGGGACTATTGCCATTTGCCAAAACATTTTTTGGCTTCATGCCATTATTTGGTAACAATGTTTTGATTAATGCCCTATCAGCGATCGCTGCTGCTTATTATGGCATTGTCATGCCAGCAAAAGTAGCGGGTGTGAATGTGTCGCAAAATCTTTGA